A genomic segment from Sciurus carolinensis chromosome 1, mSciCar1.2, whole genome shotgun sequence encodes:
- the LOC124992861 gene encoding alanine aminotransferase 1 isoform X1: MTEHLELLAEMPMVGRMSAQERLKHAQKRRAQQVKMWAQAEKEAQSKKGNGVQLRKEAAVREPQKQVVFPPSVVLLEAAARNDLEEVRQLLRSGVSPDLANEDGLTALHQCCIDDFREMVHQLLEAGADVNARDSECWTPLHAAATCGHLHLVELLIARGADLLAINTDGNMPYDLCEDEQTLDCLETAMANCGITQASIEEARAVPELHMLNDLRSLLHAGADLNDPLDHGATLLHMAAASGFSEAAALLLEHGASLSVKDLDGWEPLHAAAYWGQPPLAGLQVHLVELLVANGANLNGKSLMDETPLDVCGDEEVRAKLLELKQKQDALLRAQGRQRSLLRRRTSSAGSRGKVVRRVSLTQRTNLYRKEHAQEAIVWQQPPPTSPEPLEEDEDHQTDAELWLPPPAAPSIPKAWLSPRRLVCLLAQEKMGVPRGLGLSSALLRVMALRVGDRSQATRNGLKEKVLTLNTMNPRVRKVEYAVRGPIVLRALELEQELRQGVKKPFTEVIRANIGDAHAMGQRPITFLRQVLALCVHPDLLSSPEFPEDAKRRAQRILLACGGHSLGAYSISSGIQLIREDVAQYIQRRDGGIPADPNNIFLSTGASDAIVTVLKLLVAGEGRTRTGVLIPIPQYPLYSATLAELGAVQVDYYLDEERAWALDVAELRRALSQARDHCCPRALCVINPGNPTGQVQTRECIEAVIRFAFEEGLFLMADEVYQDNVYAEGSQFYSFKKVLTEMGPPYAAQQELASFHSVSKGYMGECGFRGGYVEVVNMDPEVQRQMLKLMSVRLCPPVPGQALLDMVVSPPTPSDPSFVQFQEERRAVLAELAAKAKLTEQVFNETPGIRCNPVQGAMYSFPRMQLPPRAIQRAQELGLAPDMFFCQRLLEETGICVVPGSGFGQLEGTYHFRMTILPPMEKLRLLLEKLSDFHTKFTHEYS; encoded by the exons ATGACTGAGCACCTGGAGCTGCTGGCAGAGATGCCCATGGTGGGCAGGATGAGCGCCCAGGAGCGGCTGAAGCATGCCCAGAAGCGGCGTGCCCAGCAGGTGAAGATGTGGGCCCAGGCCGAGAAGGAGGCCCAATCCAAGAAAGGCAATGGGGTACAGCTGCGGAAGGAGGCAGCTGTCCGAGAGCCCCAGAAGCAAGTTGTCTTCCCTCCCAGTGTTGTCCTTCTGGAAGCTGCTGCCCGAAATGACCTGGAAGAAG TCCGCCAGCTCCTCAGGAGTGGAGTCAGTCCTGACCTGGCCAATGAGGACGGGCTGACAGCGCTGCACCAG TGCTGCATCGATGACTTCCGAGAGATGGTGCACCAGctcctggaggctggggctgATGTCAATGCCCGCGACAGTGAGTGCTGGACGCCCCTGCATGCTGCAGCCACCTGCGGCCACCTGCACCTGGTGGAACTCCTCATTGCCCG GGGTGCTGATCTCCTGGCCATCAACACTGATGGGAACATGCCCTATGACCTGTGTGAGGATGAGCAGACCCTGGACTGCCTTGAGACTGCCATGGCCAACTGTG GCATCACCCAGGCCAGCATTGAGGAGGCCCGGGCGGTGCCAGAGCTGCACATGCTGAATGACCTCCGGAGCCTGCTGCACGCGGGGGCTGACCTCAACGACCCGCTGGATCACGGAGCCACACTG TTGCATATGGCCGCCGCCAGTGGCTTCAGTGAGGCAGCTGCCCTGCTGCTGGAGCATGGAGCTAGCCTGAGCGTCAAGGACCTGGATGGCTGGGAGCCGCTGCATGCTGCCGCCTACTGGGGCCAG CCCCCACTGGCTGGCCTGCAGGTGCACCTGGTGGAGCTGCTTGTGGCAAATGGGGCCAACCTGAACGGAAAATCCCTGATGGATGAGACGCCCCTTG ATGTATGCGGAGATGAAGAGGTTCGGGCCAAGCTGCTAGAGCTGAAGCAGAAGCAGGATGCACTCCTTCGAGCCCAGGGCCGCCAGCGCTCCCTGCTGCGCCGCCGCACCTCCAGCGCAGGCAGCCGAGG GAAGGTGGTGAGGCGAGTGAGCCTGACCCAGCGCACCAATCTGTACCGCAAGGAGCATGCCCAGGAGGCCATTGTATGGCAGCAGCCTCCTCCCACCAGTCCAGAGCCACTGGAGGAGGATGAGGACCACCAGACGGATGCAGAGCTCTGGCTACCACCCCCAGCG GCCCCCAGCATTCCTAAGGCCTGGCTGTCACCTAGGAGACTGGTCTGTCTACTGGCCCAAGAAAAGATGGGGGTGCCAAGAGGGCTAGGCCTCAGCAGTGCCCTGCTGAG AGTCATGGCCTTGAGAGTAGGTGACCGGAGCCAGGCTACAAGGAATGGACTGAAGGAGAAGGTGTTGACACTGAACACCATGAACCCACGCGTGCGCAAGGTGGAGTATGCTGTGCGTGGCCCCATAGTGCTGCGGGCCTTGGAGCTGGAGCAGGAGCTGCGCCAG gGAGTGAAGAAACCCTTCACTGAGGTCATCCGTGCCAACATTGGAGATGCACACGCCATGGGGCAGAGGCCCATCACTTTCTTGCGCCAG GTCCTGGCCCTCTGTGTCCACCCAGATCTCCTGAGCAGCCCTGAGTTCCCTGAGGATGCCAAAAGAAGGGCTCAGCGCATCTTGCTGGCATGTGGGGGCCACAGTCTGG GGGCCTATAGCATCAGCTCTGGCATCCAGCTGATACGTGAGGACGTTGCACAGTACATCCAGAGGCGAGATGGAGGCATCCCCGCGGACCCCAATAACATCTTCCTGTCCACAGGCGCCAGCGATGCCATCGTG ACAGTGCTGAAGCTGCTGGTGGCTGGTGAGGGCCGCACGCGCACCGGCGTGCTCATCCCCATCCCGCAGTACCCACTCTACTCGGCCACTCTGGCGGAACTGGGCGCCGTGCAGGTGGACTACTACTTGGATGAGGAGCGCGCCTGGGCGCTGGACGTGGCTGAGCTGCGGCGCGCGCTGTCCCAAGCGCGTGACCACTGCTGCCCACGCGCGCTCTGCGTGATCAACCCGGGCAACCCCACCG GGCAGGTGCAGACCCGCGAGTGCATCGAGGCCGTGATCCGCTTCGCGTTCGAAGAGGGGCTCTTTCTGATGGCCGACGAG GTGTACCAGGACAACGTGTACGCAGAGGGCTCGCAGTTCTATTCCTTCAAGAAGGTGCTCACCGAGATGGGGCCGCCGTACGCCGCGCAGCAGGAGCTCGCCTCCTTCCACTCGGTCTCCAAGGGCTACATGGGCGA GTGCGGGTTCCGTGGTGGCTACGTGGAGGTGGTGAACATGGACCCTGAAGTGCAGCGGCAGATGTTGAAGCTGATGAGTGTGCGGTTGTGCCCGCCTGTGCCGGGCCAGGccctgctggacatggtggttaGCCCGCCAACACCCTCTGACCCCTCCTTCGTGCAGTTCCAGGAG GAGAGGCGAGCGGTGCTAGCCGAATTGGCGGCCAAGGCCAAGCTCACCGAGCAGGTCTTCAATGAAACTCCTGGCATCAGATGCAACCCGGTGCAGGGTGCCATGTACTCCTTCCCTCGGATGCAGCTGCCCCCGCGCGCGATCCAGCGCGCTCAG GAGCTCGGCCTGGCCCCGGACATGTTCTTCTGCCAGCGCCTCCTGGAGGAGACCGGCATCTGCGTGGTGCCCGGGAGCGGCTTCGGGCAACTGGAGGGCACCTATCATTTCCG GATGACCATTCTGCCTCCCATGGAGAAACTTCGGCTGCTACTGGAGAAGCTGAGCGATTTTCACACCAAGTTCACCCACGAGTACTCCTAA
- the LOC124992861 gene encoding alanine aminotransferase 1 isoform X2: protein MTEHLELLAEMPMVGRMSAQERLKHAQKRRAQQVKMWAQAEKEAQSKKGNGVQLRKEAAVREPQKQVVFPPSVVLLEAAARNDLEEVRQLLRSGVSPDLANEDGLTALHQCCIDDFREMVHQLLEAGADVNARDSECWTPLHAAATCGHLHLVELLIARGADLLAINTDGNMPYDLCEDEQTLDCLETAMANCGITQASIEEARAVPELHMLNDLRSLLHAGADLNDPLDHGATLLHMAAASGFSEAAALLLEHGASLSVKDLDGWEPLHAAAYWGQVHLVELLVANGANLNGKSLMDETPLDVCGDEEVRAKLLELKQKQDALLRAQGRQRSLLRRRTSSAGSRGKVVRRVSLTQRTNLYRKEHAQEAIVWQQPPPTSPEPLEEDEDHQTDAELWLPPPAAPSIPKAWLSPRRLVCLLAQEKMGVPRGLGLSSALLRVMALRVGDRSQATRNGLKEKVLTLNTMNPRVRKVEYAVRGPIVLRALELEQELRQGVKKPFTEVIRANIGDAHAMGQRPITFLRQVLALCVHPDLLSSPEFPEDAKRRAQRILLACGGHSLGAYSISSGIQLIREDVAQYIQRRDGGIPADPNNIFLSTGASDAIVTVLKLLVAGEGRTRTGVLIPIPQYPLYSATLAELGAVQVDYYLDEERAWALDVAELRRALSQARDHCCPRALCVINPGNPTGQVQTRECIEAVIRFAFEEGLFLMADEVYQDNVYAEGSQFYSFKKVLTEMGPPYAAQQELASFHSVSKGYMGECGFRGGYVEVVNMDPEVQRQMLKLMSVRLCPPVPGQALLDMVVSPPTPSDPSFVQFQEERRAVLAELAAKAKLTEQVFNETPGIRCNPVQGAMYSFPRMQLPPRAIQRAQELGLAPDMFFCQRLLEETGICVVPGSGFGQLEGTYHFRMTILPPMEKLRLLLEKLSDFHTKFTHEYS, encoded by the exons ATGACTGAGCACCTGGAGCTGCTGGCAGAGATGCCCATGGTGGGCAGGATGAGCGCCCAGGAGCGGCTGAAGCATGCCCAGAAGCGGCGTGCCCAGCAGGTGAAGATGTGGGCCCAGGCCGAGAAGGAGGCCCAATCCAAGAAAGGCAATGGGGTACAGCTGCGGAAGGAGGCAGCTGTCCGAGAGCCCCAGAAGCAAGTTGTCTTCCCTCCCAGTGTTGTCCTTCTGGAAGCTGCTGCCCGAAATGACCTGGAAGAAG TCCGCCAGCTCCTCAGGAGTGGAGTCAGTCCTGACCTGGCCAATGAGGACGGGCTGACAGCGCTGCACCAG TGCTGCATCGATGACTTCCGAGAGATGGTGCACCAGctcctggaggctggggctgATGTCAATGCCCGCGACAGTGAGTGCTGGACGCCCCTGCATGCTGCAGCCACCTGCGGCCACCTGCACCTGGTGGAACTCCTCATTGCCCG GGGTGCTGATCTCCTGGCCATCAACACTGATGGGAACATGCCCTATGACCTGTGTGAGGATGAGCAGACCCTGGACTGCCTTGAGACTGCCATGGCCAACTGTG GCATCACCCAGGCCAGCATTGAGGAGGCCCGGGCGGTGCCAGAGCTGCACATGCTGAATGACCTCCGGAGCCTGCTGCACGCGGGGGCTGACCTCAACGACCCGCTGGATCACGGAGCCACACTG TTGCATATGGCCGCCGCCAGTGGCTTCAGTGAGGCAGCTGCCCTGCTGCTGGAGCATGGAGCTAGCCTGAGCGTCAAGGACCTGGATGGCTGGGAGCCGCTGCATGCTGCCGCCTACTGGGGCCAG GTGCACCTGGTGGAGCTGCTTGTGGCAAATGGGGCCAACCTGAACGGAAAATCCCTGATGGATGAGACGCCCCTTG ATGTATGCGGAGATGAAGAGGTTCGGGCCAAGCTGCTAGAGCTGAAGCAGAAGCAGGATGCACTCCTTCGAGCCCAGGGCCGCCAGCGCTCCCTGCTGCGCCGCCGCACCTCCAGCGCAGGCAGCCGAGG GAAGGTGGTGAGGCGAGTGAGCCTGACCCAGCGCACCAATCTGTACCGCAAGGAGCATGCCCAGGAGGCCATTGTATGGCAGCAGCCTCCTCCCACCAGTCCAGAGCCACTGGAGGAGGATGAGGACCACCAGACGGATGCAGAGCTCTGGCTACCACCCCCAGCG GCCCCCAGCATTCCTAAGGCCTGGCTGTCACCTAGGAGACTGGTCTGTCTACTGGCCCAAGAAAAGATGGGGGTGCCAAGAGGGCTAGGCCTCAGCAGTGCCCTGCTGAG AGTCATGGCCTTGAGAGTAGGTGACCGGAGCCAGGCTACAAGGAATGGACTGAAGGAGAAGGTGTTGACACTGAACACCATGAACCCACGCGTGCGCAAGGTGGAGTATGCTGTGCGTGGCCCCATAGTGCTGCGGGCCTTGGAGCTGGAGCAGGAGCTGCGCCAG gGAGTGAAGAAACCCTTCACTGAGGTCATCCGTGCCAACATTGGAGATGCACACGCCATGGGGCAGAGGCCCATCACTTTCTTGCGCCAG GTCCTGGCCCTCTGTGTCCACCCAGATCTCCTGAGCAGCCCTGAGTTCCCTGAGGATGCCAAAAGAAGGGCTCAGCGCATCTTGCTGGCATGTGGGGGCCACAGTCTGG GGGCCTATAGCATCAGCTCTGGCATCCAGCTGATACGTGAGGACGTTGCACAGTACATCCAGAGGCGAGATGGAGGCATCCCCGCGGACCCCAATAACATCTTCCTGTCCACAGGCGCCAGCGATGCCATCGTG ACAGTGCTGAAGCTGCTGGTGGCTGGTGAGGGCCGCACGCGCACCGGCGTGCTCATCCCCATCCCGCAGTACCCACTCTACTCGGCCACTCTGGCGGAACTGGGCGCCGTGCAGGTGGACTACTACTTGGATGAGGAGCGCGCCTGGGCGCTGGACGTGGCTGAGCTGCGGCGCGCGCTGTCCCAAGCGCGTGACCACTGCTGCCCACGCGCGCTCTGCGTGATCAACCCGGGCAACCCCACCG GGCAGGTGCAGACCCGCGAGTGCATCGAGGCCGTGATCCGCTTCGCGTTCGAAGAGGGGCTCTTTCTGATGGCCGACGAG GTGTACCAGGACAACGTGTACGCAGAGGGCTCGCAGTTCTATTCCTTCAAGAAGGTGCTCACCGAGATGGGGCCGCCGTACGCCGCGCAGCAGGAGCTCGCCTCCTTCCACTCGGTCTCCAAGGGCTACATGGGCGA GTGCGGGTTCCGTGGTGGCTACGTGGAGGTGGTGAACATGGACCCTGAAGTGCAGCGGCAGATGTTGAAGCTGATGAGTGTGCGGTTGTGCCCGCCTGTGCCGGGCCAGGccctgctggacatggtggttaGCCCGCCAACACCCTCTGACCCCTCCTTCGTGCAGTTCCAGGAG GAGAGGCGAGCGGTGCTAGCCGAATTGGCGGCCAAGGCCAAGCTCACCGAGCAGGTCTTCAATGAAACTCCTGGCATCAGATGCAACCCGGTGCAGGGTGCCATGTACTCCTTCCCTCGGATGCAGCTGCCCCCGCGCGCGATCCAGCGCGCTCAG GAGCTCGGCCTGGCCCCGGACATGTTCTTCTGCCAGCGCCTCCTGGAGGAGACCGGCATCTGCGTGGTGCCCGGGAGCGGCTTCGGGCAACTGGAGGGCACCTATCATTTCCG GATGACCATTCTGCCTCCCATGGAGAAACTTCGGCTGCTACTGGAGAAGCTGAGCGATTTTCACACCAAGTTCACCCACGAGTACTCCTAA
- the LOC124992861 gene encoding alanine aminotransferase 1 isoform X4: protein MALRVGDRSQATRNGLKEKVLTLNTMNPRVRKVEYAVRGPIVLRALELEQELRQGVKKPFTEVIRANIGDAHAMGQRPITFLRQVLALCVHPDLLSSPEFPEDAKRRAQRILLACGGHSLGAYSISSGIQLIREDVAQYIQRRDGGIPADPNNIFLSTGASDAIVTVLKLLVAGEGRTRTGVLIPIPQYPLYSATLAELGAVQVDYYLDEERAWALDVAELRRALSQARDHCCPRALCVINPGNPTGQVQTRECIEAVIRFAFEEGLFLMADEVYQDNVYAEGSQFYSFKKVLTEMGPPYAAQQELASFHSVSKGYMGECGFRGGYVEVVNMDPEVQRQMLKLMSVRLCPPVPGQALLDMVVSPPTPSDPSFVQFQEERRAVLAELAAKAKLTEQVFNETPGIRCNPVQGAMYSFPRMQLPPRAIQRAQELGLAPDMFFCQRLLEETGICVVPGSGFGQLEGTYHFRMTILPPMEKLRLLLEKLSDFHTKFTHEYS from the exons ATGGCCTTGAGAGTAGGTGACCGGAGCCAGGCTACAAGGAATGGACTGAAGGAGAAGGTGTTGACACTGAACACCATGAACCCACGCGTGCGCAAGGTGGAGTATGCTGTGCGTGGCCCCATAGTGCTGCGGGCCTTGGAGCTGGAGCAGGAGCTGCGCCAG gGAGTGAAGAAACCCTTCACTGAGGTCATCCGTGCCAACATTGGAGATGCACACGCCATGGGGCAGAGGCCCATCACTTTCTTGCGCCAG GTCCTGGCCCTCTGTGTCCACCCAGATCTCCTGAGCAGCCCTGAGTTCCCTGAGGATGCCAAAAGAAGGGCTCAGCGCATCTTGCTGGCATGTGGGGGCCACAGTCTGG GGGCCTATAGCATCAGCTCTGGCATCCAGCTGATACGTGAGGACGTTGCACAGTACATCCAGAGGCGAGATGGAGGCATCCCCGCGGACCCCAATAACATCTTCCTGTCCACAGGCGCCAGCGATGCCATCGTG ACAGTGCTGAAGCTGCTGGTGGCTGGTGAGGGCCGCACGCGCACCGGCGTGCTCATCCCCATCCCGCAGTACCCACTCTACTCGGCCACTCTGGCGGAACTGGGCGCCGTGCAGGTGGACTACTACTTGGATGAGGAGCGCGCCTGGGCGCTGGACGTGGCTGAGCTGCGGCGCGCGCTGTCCCAAGCGCGTGACCACTGCTGCCCACGCGCGCTCTGCGTGATCAACCCGGGCAACCCCACCG GGCAGGTGCAGACCCGCGAGTGCATCGAGGCCGTGATCCGCTTCGCGTTCGAAGAGGGGCTCTTTCTGATGGCCGACGAG GTGTACCAGGACAACGTGTACGCAGAGGGCTCGCAGTTCTATTCCTTCAAGAAGGTGCTCACCGAGATGGGGCCGCCGTACGCCGCGCAGCAGGAGCTCGCCTCCTTCCACTCGGTCTCCAAGGGCTACATGGGCGA GTGCGGGTTCCGTGGTGGCTACGTGGAGGTGGTGAACATGGACCCTGAAGTGCAGCGGCAGATGTTGAAGCTGATGAGTGTGCGGTTGTGCCCGCCTGTGCCGGGCCAGGccctgctggacatggtggttaGCCCGCCAACACCCTCTGACCCCTCCTTCGTGCAGTTCCAGGAG GAGAGGCGAGCGGTGCTAGCCGAATTGGCGGCCAAGGCCAAGCTCACCGAGCAGGTCTTCAATGAAACTCCTGGCATCAGATGCAACCCGGTGCAGGGTGCCATGTACTCCTTCCCTCGGATGCAGCTGCCCCCGCGCGCGATCCAGCGCGCTCAG GAGCTCGGCCTGGCCCCGGACATGTTCTTCTGCCAGCGCCTCCTGGAGGAGACCGGCATCTGCGTGGTGCCCGGGAGCGGCTTCGGGCAACTGGAGGGCACCTATCATTTCCG GATGACCATTCTGCCTCCCATGGAGAAACTTCGGCTGCTACTGGAGAAGCTGAGCGATTTTCACACCAAGTTCACCCACGAGTACTCCTAA
- the LOC124992861 gene encoding alanine aminotransferase 1 isoform X3, with product MGVPRGLGLSSALLRVMALRVGDRSQATRNGLKEKVLTLNTMNPRVRKVEYAVRGPIVLRALELEQELRQGVKKPFTEVIRANIGDAHAMGQRPITFLRQVLALCVHPDLLSSPEFPEDAKRRAQRILLACGGHSLGAYSISSGIQLIREDVAQYIQRRDGGIPADPNNIFLSTGASDAIVTVLKLLVAGEGRTRTGVLIPIPQYPLYSATLAELGAVQVDYYLDEERAWALDVAELRRALSQARDHCCPRALCVINPGNPTGQVQTRECIEAVIRFAFEEGLFLMADEVYQDNVYAEGSQFYSFKKVLTEMGPPYAAQQELASFHSVSKGYMGECGFRGGYVEVVNMDPEVQRQMLKLMSVRLCPPVPGQALLDMVVSPPTPSDPSFVQFQEERRAVLAELAAKAKLTEQVFNETPGIRCNPVQGAMYSFPRMQLPPRAIQRAQELGLAPDMFFCQRLLEETGICVVPGSGFGQLEGTYHFRMTILPPMEKLRLLLEKLSDFHTKFTHEYS from the exons ATGGGGGTGCCAAGAGGGCTAGGCCTCAGCAGTGCCCTGCTGAG AGTCATGGCCTTGAGAGTAGGTGACCGGAGCCAGGCTACAAGGAATGGACTGAAGGAGAAGGTGTTGACACTGAACACCATGAACCCACGCGTGCGCAAGGTGGAGTATGCTGTGCGTGGCCCCATAGTGCTGCGGGCCTTGGAGCTGGAGCAGGAGCTGCGCCAG gGAGTGAAGAAACCCTTCACTGAGGTCATCCGTGCCAACATTGGAGATGCACACGCCATGGGGCAGAGGCCCATCACTTTCTTGCGCCAG GTCCTGGCCCTCTGTGTCCACCCAGATCTCCTGAGCAGCCCTGAGTTCCCTGAGGATGCCAAAAGAAGGGCTCAGCGCATCTTGCTGGCATGTGGGGGCCACAGTCTGG GGGCCTATAGCATCAGCTCTGGCATCCAGCTGATACGTGAGGACGTTGCACAGTACATCCAGAGGCGAGATGGAGGCATCCCCGCGGACCCCAATAACATCTTCCTGTCCACAGGCGCCAGCGATGCCATCGTG ACAGTGCTGAAGCTGCTGGTGGCTGGTGAGGGCCGCACGCGCACCGGCGTGCTCATCCCCATCCCGCAGTACCCACTCTACTCGGCCACTCTGGCGGAACTGGGCGCCGTGCAGGTGGACTACTACTTGGATGAGGAGCGCGCCTGGGCGCTGGACGTGGCTGAGCTGCGGCGCGCGCTGTCCCAAGCGCGTGACCACTGCTGCCCACGCGCGCTCTGCGTGATCAACCCGGGCAACCCCACCG GGCAGGTGCAGACCCGCGAGTGCATCGAGGCCGTGATCCGCTTCGCGTTCGAAGAGGGGCTCTTTCTGATGGCCGACGAG GTGTACCAGGACAACGTGTACGCAGAGGGCTCGCAGTTCTATTCCTTCAAGAAGGTGCTCACCGAGATGGGGCCGCCGTACGCCGCGCAGCAGGAGCTCGCCTCCTTCCACTCGGTCTCCAAGGGCTACATGGGCGA GTGCGGGTTCCGTGGTGGCTACGTGGAGGTGGTGAACATGGACCCTGAAGTGCAGCGGCAGATGTTGAAGCTGATGAGTGTGCGGTTGTGCCCGCCTGTGCCGGGCCAGGccctgctggacatggtggttaGCCCGCCAACACCCTCTGACCCCTCCTTCGTGCAGTTCCAGGAG GAGAGGCGAGCGGTGCTAGCCGAATTGGCGGCCAAGGCCAAGCTCACCGAGCAGGTCTTCAATGAAACTCCTGGCATCAGATGCAACCCGGTGCAGGGTGCCATGTACTCCTTCCCTCGGATGCAGCTGCCCCCGCGCGCGATCCAGCGCGCTCAG GAGCTCGGCCTGGCCCCGGACATGTTCTTCTGCCAGCGCCTCCTGGAGGAGACCGGCATCTGCGTGGTGCCCGGGAGCGGCTTCGGGCAACTGGAGGGCACCTATCATTTCCG GATGACCATTCTGCCTCCCATGGAGAAACTTCGGCTGCTACTGGAGAAGCTGAGCGATTTTCACACCAAGTTCACCCACGAGTACTCCTAA